The Humulus lupulus chromosome 7, drHumLupu1.1, whole genome shotgun sequence region ACAAACATGTTTGGAGTGCTACACAAGTTAAGATTATATGGTTGACTTGAACTCAAAAAGGTCAAAAAAAGAAATTTTGAAATTGCTAACTCAAATAGGGCAAAGTTTCAGATTTTTCTTACAAGAATCCATTGAAGTAGCAGTTGTCAGCTACAGTACAATATACGTATAACCAATGTGCACAAAATTACATTGGCGAGTATCAATCATTGTAGAAGaacaacaaagaagaagatgggaaaccGTATACAAAGATGGCAGCTGAAACCAGCTAACTGTAGAAGCCGAAAATCGGATTAGGTAAAGGAGATAGAAACACCAAAAATCTCACCCATCTTCTTCTCTAAAGATACGCCGAGGATGGATAAGTGGGACGAGATACGATAACAGATGAACACCGAAATGGTGGTCCCTCTACTTCTTCTTCCCCCACACAAGTATGCAAATTTCATTCTTGACATGGTAGAATCTCACCTTCAAAGATACATTTATGGTGATCTCATGGATTCCTGCCGTCTAAGAGGTATCCCTTCTGCGCCAAACCCGTCCTCTTCTGAGTATTTGTGCATGCGTGTGGACGATGTTGAACCTACACGCGGTTATAAAAACATTATCAAACAACGGTTCAGAATGTCAGAAAGAGTTCAAGAGAATTGAGAGGAAGTACCATCAGCCATATCTTTTGTTTTATGAAGTAAAAAAGTCCCGGAGAGGATCGTCACAAACCCGCACATTTCTGTGATGACTTGAGTTGGACTTTGCCTATCCCAATCCTGAAAGGCAATGGAAACCATTAGTGTCTTGACATTTCAAAAACTGTCTTTTATGTCTATTTGTAAGTGAGGGAGTGAGAAATTCAAACTTTATAGTCTCTCACTTAACATCCTAAATGATTTACACTTATTTGATCCAAAATTCCAACTTTATAGCTCAAATATTATCTTAATATATACTAGTACCTAAATACCTCCTAGTTTAGAAGTCTTAAACAGAAGGGTAGGTAGAGAACAGCGATAGGAAGTATCACAAGGTTTCAACAGCAGAAAACTTATCTAATAGTACCAATAGATCTATTGAAAAAGGTTTTGCTGCAATCATCAGAAAATACCTTAAACATGATAATACTAGCCAAAATAGTTAGTGATGTGAACATAGTATAATATATGGGAGAAACAACAGCTGTGTTGAAAGTATCAAGCGCCTGCAATTAAAAGCCACAAGATAGATGTTAGGAAACCATTGTAGAACAATAACATAAACAATGGTATGAAAAGAACccagaaattttttttaaaaaaaaatggcaaGATATTTGAATGCAATTACAAGAAAGACTACGATAATGCACCCTTACCGATAGTGCATGATCATGAGAATGACCATTATACTAAATCTAATGAATGGTCAAAATTGTGCACTACTGGTAGGGGTGCTACTCCAGTCTTCCCCATGATATCAAAGGAAACAATGCATTATACTTGAAAATTCTCTTTTAACATTATTGGGATTTGGAAGTATGAAAGACTTCATTAACCACCACCATAACTGATGAGCTCGTACAAATAAGACAAGAATCAGATGAATTTATTCCAGAAGCAATTCAGGCATGCACTATCTAGTTCGAAGAAAAGAAAGAAGCCCTCACACGAAAGACTATGGTAGTACAACCCTACCAATAGTGCATGAACATGATCAGGATCGTGCACTACTGGTAGGGGTGCTACCACAATCTTTCCCATGATATCGAAGGAAACAATATATGGTACTTGAAATTGAAATATCTCCTTTAACATTATTCGGAATTGGAAGTATGAAAATCATTAACCACCCTAGTAGACGAGCTCGTACAAATAAGACAAGACAAGAATCGGATGAATTTATTCCAAAAGCAATTCAGGCATGCACTAGTTCAAAGGAAATAAAGAAGCCCCCACACGAAAGACTACGGTAGTGCATCAATAGTACATGATCATGACCATAATACTAATGAATGGTCGGGATTGTGCACTGCTGGTTAGGGTGTTGCCACAGTCTTCCCCATGATATCAAAGGAAACAATATATTATACTTGAAATTGAAATATCTCCCTTAACATTATTGGGATTTGGAAGTATGAAAATCATTAACCTCCATAACAAATGAGCTCGTACAAGTGAGACAACAATCAGATGGATTTATTCCCGAAGCAATTCAGGCATGCACTGTCTAGTTCGAAGGAAATAAAGAACCccccaaaaaataaataaattattacctTGTTCAAATAATTCATTTGGGTAAGAACACAAGTAACCACAACTAAAGTGAAGGCCCATGTTTGGGGATATATAAGCTGATTAGTTCCTGACAATGTCAACTTCAAAGCAATTCCTAGCGCTTTTACACTCATGACCTGTCAAATTATAGCTTTAATATAAAATCACTTAGAGAAGTGATGAGATGAGCAAAGCAAAGCAAACAAATAAACAGTTACTGCTAAATAAAGAGACATACCGACAATGAACCAACAAGGGAACAAACTCCAATGTAAACCATAATGTGTGTCTGGCCGTAAAGTGGGATGAAGTGGAATATAAGTATAAATACAGCTGTTACGACCAAGGCTGCATAAAAAAGAAAAGCTGCAAAAACAAAGGTAGATCATCAGCAAAAACAAAACTGGTTGATGGAGCATCTAATGAAACAACAATATACATGACCAAAATTTTGCATCATAATGAAACTTAAAAATCTATACATTAAGTAGGATAAAAGACTATAGTTACCCGGCTCCATGGCAAGATCCCAAACTTCTGTCACAGAATCAATTCCACGTTCTTGAGGAGCATGTAAAACAATTGTCGTAGAACCCACAACACATAGAGCACAACCGAGAATTCCAAATATATGAAGTTTCTCCCGCAAAATAATATGTGCAAGTACAGCACTGTAAATAAAATGATCATCATCACTCAAATACTGTAAATTCACCAATGTTATGGTACGTGTAATTTGTATTTAGCATACCTAATAATTATGCTAAGGGCACCAAGAGGAGTAACAAGTATAGCTGGTGCAAATGCATAAGCCGCAAAGTTAGCGATTTCTCCAACAATCACTGTCAAAATGGAAACCCATCAGAGTGTACATTTCTTTCTCTTCCAGCATAGCAGACAAAACCAAGACACTTAACAGCTCAAATAGTTAACATGCTGAAAGGCTTGACAAAATGTAGTTTGTTACAGTACACATATCAAGTGGACAAACAAggagaaaaataaaaactaaaatgcCCAGATAATAGATAAACAGATAGATAGTATAATAAATAGTTAAGTGAAAAACGCTTGATCAAGCCTGATGTGTAAAATATTTCTATGATTCAACTGTTCAGAAGAGATAAAGAAAACACTAACGAACCGATCCATAAGAGAGCAAATAGAACTCACTTGTAATCATGCCCACCCACCAAAGTGGCTCGTATAAGTAAgaatatcctccaacacctgtgAAGCATATCAAAGTAATCAATTTAAGGTCAATTTTATGGACCTCTGAAAGAGCTGTTAAAACAAATCTATGATCTAATAACAAATAATCAGAAAGGGCAAATTAGCATCGAACTTAAGCACCAACAACTGCAGAGCTAGTAGAACAGATCCAATACAAGTTACCACTCTATCTAATCACTAATGAGAGAATTAAGTTAGACATAAGTTACCATAGTAGCACAAAGATTACACAATTGGCCCTGTCCTTGTATAAGCTGTTCAGCCACAGAATTAGATTTGAAATCTTATTCACTAAAACAAATGCCCAAATCCCATTTCCCACTATCACAAATTCCCAATCCCATTTCCCACTATCACCCATCTAGGCCAAAACTAAGAAATTATAGCAAAATTCAGCTGATAATAAACTAACCCAATTCCTCGCTTCACAAATCTACTACTTCAGCACATTTGACAGTCTAACACATTACCCAATTCATACTCAAAATTAAGAAAAAGAAGAGCAAATGCAAACCCCATAAAAGCAAAAATAAAAACCCCAATTTACTTGGGGTTCATCTAAATCTCAAAAATTGCAAATCAGGATGTGAACAAATAGATAGAACAAAGGAAAACGTGTGGTGAATTAACATTACCCGCTCTGACACCCGAAGCCCCAGCTTTCTTCAAACCCTTTTTCTTAACAATGAAGCTAGCACCAATGAAGAAACTGGAAGAAAGAGCAAGAACCAAACCCTTGATGTTGTCAGAGGACATACCCTTGTATGCATCTCTCCAACTGCTAGAACTCTGAGTGGTCTCCATGCCCAAACACAAacgacgaagaagaagaagaaaagaagagaaccaaaaaaaaaaccctaaagcGACCGCCTTTTCTCCTCTTCCTCCACCACCACCAATGGAGTCAGTACAGTCTTATCATAAAATCACATCCGCCACAACAACCATTCTTGGACTGAAACTTCAAAGAAAGAGAAAATGCTGAACTCAGTTCGAACTCGGCCGAGTCAGAACAAACTCGGATCAGAGATAAAGAGAGACACAGATTTAGATTGAGAAAAAAACTGAAAACTGAAGCAATTTGTCGGCGCCTGAAATAGGTGTCTACAGCTGTGAGTTGAGATTTCTTTCTTGGATCGGAATCAGAAGAGAGAGAAAGTAGAGAcagaaagaagagagagagagattgtgtTTGTgtgtttttttcttctctttggtcTAAAAAATCGAAATTTTACCAATATAATGACTCAACTCCGACTAGAGGTTGATGAAATTGAATACCACACTCCATCTTAtctaatttttattttactttttattattattattattattctttttcttttattctttatttttattctctatCTCACATAGTTAATATCATTTATTTAATATCATCTAATTATTCTCTCTATTCATAAATACAATTTCTTTTATACAAAATTCAAATTAAGTGCTAAATATTCGACGGTGATATTTAATTGGAGGAAAAGGTAATCTGTGAATCGGGGTCTTACCGCGCTTAAGAGGGCTAGACTTGATTGCTGCCTTGCTATTCCCGTTTGGATGGTGAAATTCAACCGAGGGATTGTCACAAATAGGACACAGCATAAAATTCGAAAAAATTAAGTATACTGATTTTTTGAATGTCGAAAAAACTGTTGACAGCGTAAATTGTCATTATTTGATCGGTTTGAAAAATTTGTGTAGATCGACCAGTTTGGACCGAAACTGACTgaacttataaatatatataaattatgttatgcttatggacttttaattatattttcaaacttTTAAATTTGTGAATGTAACTATGTTATgtgtatttatgttttaaaaaaaacacaaaaatggattccaaccatctaaaaattttaattttttttaactaaaactttgtaaaaaattatggattttttttttagatgaaCTTCGGTTTGGTCGGTACCAAACCGCATTctaaaacggtcggtttttttctttaattggtTTGGTCAGTCGGTTTTTGGATCCCACCAATCCGGACTGAAAATTGAATTATggatttaataatattaaaaaaccgcccaaaccgaccgatgctcagccCTAGTCACAAACATTCCCACTTATTCGTCTGATCATAACCCTATTCTCCTCAATACTTTAGGAGATAGGGACAAAATATGCATCTCATTATGGTATGAGAAGACGTGGGCCAGGGACCTAAGGAGTTTTTGGGTAGTTAGACGAGCTTGGGAGTCTATCTCGCATCGTGATTCTATGTTGAATTTTAACTTGAAGCTTAGGAATACAGTGAAGGAGTTAAGTAGATGGAACAATGCtcaattccattcaattcacCATTGGATTGGTTTCTTCGAGCGGAGAGAAACTCCAATGGTGACAAGGTGTTGGAGAATGAAGCAAGATGCAAACATAATGAAGCCCTTCAGCGTCAAAAGGTCATTTGGAGGCAGAAGCCAAGAGTTACATGGCAAAAAGATGGTGATAAAAGCACTCGTTTTTTCCACACATCTACCATTATACGCAAGTATATGAATTCCATTCAGGCCCTCAAATGTGAGAATGGCGGATGGGTCTATGAGAGGAAAGAGATTGGTGATTTATTCATGGCAAAATTCAAGGAAACCTTCATTGCGAATGCCACTTCCTTCCTTCTTGACCTTCAAGGTCTAATCTATCAGAGTAATTCTGATGCTGACAAAGAGTCGTTATGCTCCATTTCAAATGATCCTGAAATTGTGGAATCCATCACTTTGATTGATCCAGACAAGGCCATAGGCCCGGATGGTATGTCGGGGTGTTTTATAAAGACCATTGGGAAACAATCAGCAATGACGTAATTGCCATGGTTAGATCATTCTTTACTTCTTTGACTATTCTTGCTTATATTAACACGGCTAACCTTATTTTGTTGCCTAAGAAGGGTAAAGACGGGTATATGCTCGTCAAACTTGACATGGAGAAGGCTTATGACAAGATAGATTGGGGATTCCTAAAACATGTATTACTTGCCTGAGGATGCCCAGATCTGTTAGTTGATTGGATAATGGCATGTGTTTATTCAACACAACTTTTTTTGCTCCTGAATGTAAGTATTTTTGACACATTTATGTTGACTTGGGGGCTCAAAATAAGGTGATCCACTCTCGCTGGGGTTGTTCATAATTGTGGTTGATATTTTGTTAAGGTTACTTAGGAGACAAAAGTTGGATGGAAACATTAAGGTCATAAAAGTTGCTCGGCAAGCCCCGGTGTTAACTCGTTTATTATTTGCGGATGATTTCATTATGTTCGAGAAGGGTACGAAAAACAAGGAGACTACCTTGCAGGAATCATTGGATAATTTTTGTCACTGGTCGGGTCAACAAGTGAGCCTAGCCAAATCTGCTATTTAATTCTCCAATGATGTTAAGGGGTCTAGAGTCATTTCATATCTGATATACTTCAGATGCGCAGACTCAAACTAGACTCTATTCACTTGGGTCTGCCCATGTTTAGATCACGCACCTATTCTCGAGAGCTTCAATTCTTGCTCAATAGAGTCAAGAGACGTGTTCAAGGTTGGCAATCGAAACTCCTTTCAAAATCGGGTCGGGCCACCTTAGTTCAGGTGGTGGGTTCATCCATTGTTTCCTACGCTGCAGCTTCATGGCCAATCATGGTGTCTATTGTCTAGAGTATTAACAGAGAGCTCAATGCTTTTTGGTGGGGTGACACCACTGATAAGAGGAAATGCAAATCTATATAATGGAAACGATTTGGTAGACCAAAACTATATTGAGGAAAGTATCAACCAAACGTTCTTGGCTAAAAGAGTTTGGGAACTAATGTTGGGGAAAAACAATGTTTGGCATCAGATAGTGTGGGCCAAGTATCTAATAGAAAACACATTGTTGGACTCAACCCCAAGTTCGACTGTTTCAGCTACGTGGAAAGCTATCATGAAATCCCGCGAGATTCTCCTCAAAAGCCTTTGTAGACAAAATAGGGGATGGAAAGTCAACTTATATTTGGTTCGATGCGCAGGTTCCAGGTGGGGAGATGACTCCTACCCCGCTCCTTGATGCAACACATGGGATTAATTGGGTTAGCCAATTTATCCACCATGACGAATGGGATACAGCCATGCTCTATTAATGGTTTGGCCCCGATGATGTCAAGAGGATTCTCAACATACCTCTCTCTAATCCTCAGCAGGAGGACTCGTGGATTTTGGATGCTGACTCTACAAgaatcttttccattagattgacTTTTAGCATCCTCTTAAGAGACATGGCAGTTGACCTAGTTTGGCACACCATTTAGAAAAGCAAAGTTCATCAACGATTAAAGTTTATATGGTGGCAGGTGTACTCTGACTCCTTTCCTACAATAGCTAAGCTCTGCTTTGTTTTGCTAGTTGAGCAGGCTGGCTATGTGTGGTGCTCCAGTGATGAGGAAACAACCTTACATATTTTCTGGGCATGTCCTTTGGCAAGACGACTATGGTTTCTCAATGTTTGGGGGCTAAGATCGGAGTTAATTGACGTTACTTGTTGGAATGATTGGTTTCAGTACTTCAGTGATCCTATCAATAAACCTTATGAGTTGAGTTTTCATGAGCTCTGCGTAAGAACCTCCATTATTATTGATGAGATTTGGAAGGAGCATAATGCCTTGGTCCACGAGACCACTGAATCTCCCTTCCTTGTTCTATGTCGCAACATTAACAGATGAATTCTCAAGTTCAACTCTTTGAGTGAGTTAAGCAAAGGGTCCGGGGACGTTTGGCTTCCTCCACCTTCAGGCTGGTGTAACTGCACTACGAATGTGGCTACTAAATCTCATGGGGCAACGGTGGCAGCCATGTAACGTCCTGGTTACCCCTGAACCGTTATGGTGAATTAGAAATTTGACCtactacccgagtcatttggttaaaaacgtgttctaagtgctattaacaggctaaggtgaaaaaacaacaaaaaataaaggatatgttttatttaatacataaaactgttcatgggcccacaagaatatttacaagttatttacaactcaaaaatgtcattattgtttcaaaattacaaacccgccaacctaagcagcaaaaaaaaagggtaaaccccttagttcctctgagaactccttggtcgtggtggtcaagcagccgctatgtacacatcaccacctaagctctccactcagggctgggtgagcttttctttccctttacctacaccacatagcgcccatgagctaaagcccagcaagaaaacacagtattgtatataaGCATTATCAAAggattataattataatcacacagagcttataacTCTTAAACAgtt contains the following coding sequences:
- the LOC133790280 gene encoding probable magnesium transporter NIPA4 yields the protein METTQSSSSWRDAYKGMSSDNIKGLVLALSSSFFIGASFIVKKKGLKKAGASGVRAGVGGYSYLYEPLWWVGMITMIVGEIANFAAYAFAPAILVTPLGALSIIISAVLAHIILREKLHIFGILGCALCVVGSTTIVLHAPQERGIDSVTEVWDLAMEPAFLFYAALVVTAVFILIFHFIPLYGQTHIMVYIGVCSLVGSLSVMSVKALGIALKLTLSGTNQLIYPQTWAFTLVVVTCVLTQMNYLNKALDTFNTAVVSPIYYTMFTSLTILASIIMFKDWDRQSPTQVITEMCGFVTILSGTFLLHKTKDMADGSTSSTRMHKYSEEDGFGAEGIPLRRQESMRSP